A region from the Corylus avellana chromosome ca7, CavTom2PMs-1.0 genome encodes:
- the LOC132187563 gene encoding uncharacterized protein LOC132187563 isoform X1 produces MMANDNLKREENPPDATSLSHNNEELDSHIVNEGTDFSRTFHDHNGTGANTMAFPHKLLPFFPLPCGDSPQLCSQEMPQTGTSFLTDVSQFNNTQNPKIDHNFTYGNGNDPLLCRPMSDLSSFGGNMNKLSPFSCYDSSGSLNNVRNAYVNSLQKPQIDRKLENMSSSSAGVIQMITQDGEATDSSICMPQLRSNFINHGVSKPVLSHNPDGEELGIKNSVMISGVESNYTENLDGSFLNLGVGGNTEAISQSIVSDRNITGSTGRVIPPQFNTSLTQKVKSSSLNHGLNKVGLISSFQNNVGGMPTLVHNVGGSTSCNNDLEVMSATSTGCSSSPSCVLQTPRIDKLHHVSTSRNMNLGLGVRGNWDARFSNVDPNHEVQGYPVISTKPLVSSQPGMPDPGQGWATGLPLLPSLIRSTTQPASDHPLKCYLESSIASPSTGLAGSTPMQGKSGRLGRPKAIGPVQFSKIEPASTTGQGIPGYERNLTAQTSSDLVGPSLKRSATGLLAAAIPSRRRKTRKPRPSIPPSVPTLSPSIPSLPNLAQTASAPPPPQITSAPSCLPHPGTIVSSQLNKAPPLPPLPQTTASHIKWKGFNQTPQPIGGKCFLCKRNLSFTPDGPFFQPANPPAAAVLPCTHTFHEHCLQLITPEDQASNPPCIPCAIGES; encoded by the exons ATGATGGCGAATGACAATTTGAAACGTGAGGAGAATCCACCTGATGCTACTTCCCTGTCACACAATAATGAAGAACTTGACTCCCATATTGTGAATGAAGGTACTGACTTTTCTAGGACCTTTCATGATCATAATGGCACAGGAGCTAATACCATGGCCTTCCCACATAAACTGCTGCCATTTTTTCCCCTTCCTTGTGGAGATAGTCCTCAACTTTGCTCTCAGGAAATGCCGCAGACTGGTACTAGTTTTCTGACTGATGTCTCCCAATTCAACAACACTCAAAATCCCAAGATTGACCATAATTTCACATATGGGAATGGTAATGACCCCCTTCTATGCAGGCCAATGTCAGACTTGTCATCGTTTGGAGGGAACATGAACAAATTATCTCCATTTTCCTGTTATGATAGTTCAGGGTCTCTCAATAATGTAAGGAATGCTTATGTCAATAGTTTACAGAAGCCTCAAATTGACCGGAAACTTGAAAATATGAGCAGTAGTTCAGCAGGAGTTATACAAATGATCACGCAGGATGGAGAAGCAACTGACAGTAGTATCTGTATGCCTCAACTTAGAAGCAATTTCATAAACCATGGAGTTAGCAAGCCTGTATTAAGCCATAACCCAGATGGTGAAGAACTAGGAATTAAAAACAGTGTCATGATCAGTGGTGTTGAATCCAATTATACAGAAAACCTTGATGGGAGTTTCCTGAACCTTGGCGTTGGAGGTAATACAGAGGCTATATCTCAATCTATTGTCTCTGACCGAAACATCACTGGTAGTACTGGACGGGTTATTCCTCCTCAATTCAATACTTCTCTCACTCAAAAGGTAAAGAGTAGTTCATTGAATCATGGTCTGAACAAGGTTGGCCTTATTTCTAGTTTTCAGAACAATGTAGGAGGAATGCCTACTCTAGTGCACAATGTGGGTGGTTCAACCTCTTGCAATAATGATCTTGAAGTTATGTCTGCTACAAGCACTGGGTGTAGTTCAAGTCCTTCATGTGTCTTACAAACACCACGAATTGATAAGCTACATCATGTTTCAACCTCAAGAAACATGAACTTAGGTCTTGGAGTCAGAGGGAACTGGGATGCAAGATTTTCAAATGTTGATCCTAATCATGAAGTTCAAGGTTATCCGGTCATATCTACAAAACCACTCGTCAGCAGTCAACCTGGGATGCCAGATCCTGGACAGGGCTGGGCGACTGGGCTGCCATTGTTACCTTCTTTGATCAGGAGTACCACTCAACCAGCTTCTGACCATCCATTGAAATGTTATCTGGAATCTTCCATTGCTTCTCCTTCTACTGGTCTCGCAGGAAGCACCCCCATGCAAGGCAAGTCAG GTCGTCTTGGTCGACCAAAAGCCATTGGTCCTGTtcagttttcaaaaattgaacctGCTTCTACTACTG GTCAAGGAATACCAGGGTATGAGAGAAATTTGACTGCTCAGACTTCTAGTGACCTTGTTGGACCATCTCTTAAGAGGAGTGCGACTGGACTCCTCGCAGCTGCTATCCCGTCTCGTCGCAGAAAGACCAGAAAACCTAGACCTTCCATTCCTCCATCCGTGCCAACTTTGTCCCCGAGTATTCCATCACTCCCAAACCTGGCTCAGACTGCTTCTGCTCCACCACCTCCCCAGATAACTTCAGCCCCATCTTGTCTGCCCCATCCTGGGACTATTGTTTCTTCCCAACTAAACAAAGCTCCTCCTCTACCACCCCTACCTCAGACAACAGCTTCCCATATAAAATGGAAAG GCTTCAATCAAACTCCTCAACCAATTGGAGGGAAGTGTTTTTTATGCAAGAGGAATCTCTCGTTCACGCCGGATGGCCCTTTTTTCCAGCCAGCTAATCCTCCGGCTGCTGCCGTTTTACCATGTACCCACACCTTTCATGAGCACTGCTTGCAGCTTATCACCCCTGAAGACCAAGCTAGTAATCCTCCATGCATTCCTTGTGCCATTGGTGAGAGTTAA
- the LOC132187563 gene encoding uncharacterized protein LOC132187563 isoform X2: protein MSDLSSFGGNMNKLSPFSCYDSSGSLNNVRNAYVNSLQKPQIDRKLENMSSSSAGVIQMITQDGEATDSSICMPQLRSNFINHGVSKPVLSHNPDGEELGIKNSVMISGVESNYTENLDGSFLNLGVGGNTEAISQSIVSDRNITGSTGRVIPPQFNTSLTQKVKSSSLNHGLNKVGLISSFQNNVGGMPTLVHNVGGSTSCNNDLEVMSATSTGCSSSPSCVLQTPRIDKLHHVSTSRNMNLGLGVRGNWDARFSNVDPNHEVQGYPVISTKPLVSSQPGMPDPGQGWATGLPLLPSLIRSTTQPASDHPLKCYLESSIASPSTGLAGSTPMQGKSGRLGRPKAIGPVQFSKIEPASTTGQGIPGYERNLTAQTSSDLVGPSLKRSATGLLAAAIPSRRRKTRKPRPSIPPSVPTLSPSIPSLPNLAQTASAPPPPQITSAPSCLPHPGTIVSSQLNKAPPLPPLPQTTASHIKWKGFNQTPQPIGGKCFLCKRNLSFTPDGPFFQPANPPAAAVLPCTHTFHEHCLQLITPEDQASNPPCIPCAIGES, encoded by the exons ATGTCAGACTTGTCATCGTTTGGAGGGAACATGAACAAATTATCTCCATTTTCCTGTTATGATAGTTCAGGGTCTCTCAATAATGTAAGGAATGCTTATGTCAATAGTTTACAGAAGCCTCAAATTGACCGGAAACTTGAAAATATGAGCAGTAGTTCAGCAGGAGTTATACAAATGATCACGCAGGATGGAGAAGCAACTGACAGTAGTATCTGTATGCCTCAACTTAGAAGCAATTTCATAAACCATGGAGTTAGCAAGCCTGTATTAAGCCATAACCCAGATGGTGAAGAACTAGGAATTAAAAACAGTGTCATGATCAGTGGTGTTGAATCCAATTATACAGAAAACCTTGATGGGAGTTTCCTGAACCTTGGCGTTGGAGGTAATACAGAGGCTATATCTCAATCTATTGTCTCTGACCGAAACATCACTGGTAGTACTGGACGGGTTATTCCTCCTCAATTCAATACTTCTCTCACTCAAAAGGTAAAGAGTAGTTCATTGAATCATGGTCTGAACAAGGTTGGCCTTATTTCTAGTTTTCAGAACAATGTAGGAGGAATGCCTACTCTAGTGCACAATGTGGGTGGTTCAACCTCTTGCAATAATGATCTTGAAGTTATGTCTGCTACAAGCACTGGGTGTAGTTCAAGTCCTTCATGTGTCTTACAAACACCACGAATTGATAAGCTACATCATGTTTCAACCTCAAGAAACATGAACTTAGGTCTTGGAGTCAGAGGGAACTGGGATGCAAGATTTTCAAATGTTGATCCTAATCATGAAGTTCAAGGTTATCCGGTCATATCTACAAAACCACTCGTCAGCAGTCAACCTGGGATGCCAGATCCTGGACAGGGCTGGGCGACTGGGCTGCCATTGTTACCTTCTTTGATCAGGAGTACCACTCAACCAGCTTCTGACCATCCATTGAAATGTTATCTGGAATCTTCCATTGCTTCTCCTTCTACTGGTCTCGCAGGAAGCACCCCCATGCAAGGCAAGTCAG GTCGTCTTGGTCGACCAAAAGCCATTGGTCCTGTtcagttttcaaaaattgaacctGCTTCTACTACTG GTCAAGGAATACCAGGGTATGAGAGAAATTTGACTGCTCAGACTTCTAGTGACCTTGTTGGACCATCTCTTAAGAGGAGTGCGACTGGACTCCTCGCAGCTGCTATCCCGTCTCGTCGCAGAAAGACCAGAAAACCTAGACCTTCCATTCCTCCATCCGTGCCAACTTTGTCCCCGAGTATTCCATCACTCCCAAACCTGGCTCAGACTGCTTCTGCTCCACCACCTCCCCAGATAACTTCAGCCCCATCTTGTCTGCCCCATCCTGGGACTATTGTTTCTTCCCAACTAAACAAAGCTCCTCCTCTACCACCCCTACCTCAGACAACAGCTTCCCATATAAAATGGAAAG GCTTCAATCAAACTCCTCAACCAATTGGAGGGAAGTGTTTTTTATGCAAGAGGAATCTCTCGTTCACGCCGGATGGCCCTTTTTTCCAGCCAGCTAATCCTCCGGCTGCTGCCGTTTTACCATGTACCCACACCTTTCATGAGCACTGCTTGCAGCTTATCACCCCTGAAGACCAAGCTAGTAATCCTCCATGCATTCCTTGTGCCATTGGTGAGAGTTAA